In one Cronobacter dublinensis subsp. dublinensis LMG 23823 genomic region, the following are encoded:
- the mdoG gene encoding glucans biosynthesis protein MdoG, whose product MMKMGWLGAAVMLSLYTTSGWAFTIDDVAKQAKSLAGKGYEAPKSNLPSVFRDMKYADYQQIQFNHDKAYWSKIKTPFKLEFYHQGMYFDTPVALNEVTANTVRKIKYSPDYFNFGNVQHDKDTVKDLGFAGFKVLYPINNKDKNDEIVSMLGASYFRVIGQGQVYGLSARGLAIDTALPSGEEFPRFREFWIERPKATDKRLTIYALLDSPRATGAYRFIITPGRDTVVDVQSKVYLRDKVGKLGVAPLTSMFLFGPNQPSPATNYRPELHDSNGLSLHAGNGEWIWRPLNNPKHLAVSTFTTENPQGFGLLQRGRQFSRFEDIDDRYDLRPSAWVTPQGQWGKGKVELVEIPTNDETNDNIVAYWTPDQLPEPGKEMNFKYTITFSRDEDKLHAPENAWVLQTRRSTGDVKQSNLIRQPDGTIAFVVDFTGTEMQKLPDNTPVTAQASIGDNGEIVENSVRYNPVTKGWRMTLRVKIKDAKKTTEMRAALVNADQPLSETWSYQLPANE is encoded by the coding sequence ATGTTGTCACTTTATACCACTTCGGGTTGGGCCTTCACTATCGACGACGTCGCAAAACAGGCGAAATCCTTAGCAGGCAAAGGCTATGAAGCGCCGAAAAGCAACCTGCCCTCCGTTTTCCGCGATATGAAATACGCGGACTACCAACAGATCCAGTTCAATCATGACAAAGCGTACTGGAGCAAAATCAAAACCCCGTTCAAGCTTGAATTCTACCATCAGGGTATGTACTTCGACACGCCGGTCGCGCTTAACGAAGTGACCGCCAATACGGTTCGTAAAATTAAGTACAGCCCGGATTATTTTAATTTCGGCAACGTTCAGCACGATAAAGACACCGTCAAAGACCTGGGCTTCGCCGGTTTCAAAGTGCTCTACCCGATCAACAATAAAGATAAAAACGACGAAATCGTCAGCATGCTCGGGGCGAGCTATTTCCGCGTTATCGGTCAGGGCCAGGTATATGGTCTCTCTGCGCGCGGTCTGGCTATCGACACCGCGCTGCCGTCCGGCGAAGAGTTTCCGCGCTTTCGTGAGTTCTGGATCGAGCGTCCGAAAGCCACCGACAAACGTTTGACCATTTACGCGCTGCTGGATTCTCCGCGCGCGACCGGCGCCTACCGCTTCATCATTACCCCCGGGCGCGATACGGTCGTGGACGTGCAGTCAAAAGTGTACCTGCGCGATAAAGTGGGCAAGCTTGGCGTAGCGCCGCTGACCAGCATGTTCCTCTTTGGGCCGAACCAGCCGTCGCCTGCGACGAACTATCGCCCGGAACTGCATGACTCCAACGGCCTCTCTCTGCACGCCGGTAACGGCGAGTGGATCTGGCGTCCGCTGAACAACCCGAAACACCTCGCGGTCAGCACGTTCACGACTGAAAACCCGCAGGGCTTCGGTTTGCTGCAGCGTGGCCGTCAGTTCTCCCGCTTTGAAGATATCGACGATCGCTACGATCTGCGTCCGAGCGCGTGGGTAACGCCGCAGGGTCAGTGGGGCAAAGGGAAAGTCGAGCTGGTGGAAATTCCGACCAACGACGAGACCAACGATAATATCGTGGCCTACTGGACGCCGGATCAGCTGCCGGAGCCGGGTAAGGAGATGAATTTCAAATACACCATCACCTTTAGCCGCGATGAAGACAAGCTGCATGCCCCGGAAAACGCGTGGGTACTCCAGACCCGCCGCTCTACAGGCGACGTGAAACAGTCGAACCTCATTCGTCAGCCGGACGGCACCATCGCGTTTGTGGTGGATTTCACCGGCACCGAGATGCAAAAGCTGCCGGACAACACGCCGGTCACCGCTCAGGCGAGCATTGGCGATAACGGCGAAATCGTGGAAAACAGCGTGCGTTACAACCCGGTCACCAAAGGCTGGCGTATGACGCTGCGCGTGAAAATCAAAGACGCCAAGAAAACCACTGAAATGCGCGCGGCTCTTGTAAATGCCGACCAGCCGCTGAGTGAAACCTGGAGTTATCAGCTACCTGCCAATGAATAA